One Bacteroidota bacterium genomic window carries:
- the gcvH gene encoding glycine cleavage system protein GcvH has protein sequence MNIPSDLKYTKEHEWIRIEGNTGYIGITDYAQGELGDVVFVDITKAEGDSLSVDENFGTIEAVKTVSELYAPCSGKIVEINSSLGDSPENINQDPYDKGWMIKIEIANPAELDALLDAAAYGELVGA, from the coding sequence ATGAATATTCCATCTGATTTAAAGTATACAAAAGAACATGAATGGATTCGCATTGAAGGCAACACCGGCTATATCGGAATTACCGATTATGCCCAGGGTGAGCTTGGTGATGTGGTCTTTGTTGATATCACAAAAGCTGAAGGCGACTCACTTTCCGTTGACGAGAACTTTGGAACCATAGAAGCTGTAAAAACAGTGAGCGAACTTTATGCACCATGCAGCGGTAAAATCGTTGAGATTAATTCCTCTCTCGGCGATTCACCTGAAAACATTAATCAGGATCCTTACGACAAAGGCTGGATGATAAAGATAGAGATTGCAAATCCTGCCGAACTTGATGCTCTGCTTGATGCTGCAGCTTATGGTGAACTTGTTGGAGCGTAG